A window of Massilia sp. NR 4-1 genomic DNA:
GATGGCGTGCCCGATGCGGAAACCGCCGCCATCCTCGACGCACTGACGGCGACCGCCGCCGCCGCTGCGCCGAACCCGCCTCCCGCCGCTCCGGTGGTGGGCGCGGCTGGTGCACAGTAAGGAAGCCGGCATGCGTCTGCGTCACATCGAAGTTTTCCACGCCATCATGCAGGTCGGGACCATCAGCGGCGCGGCGCAAGTGCTGCATATCTCGCAGCCGGCCGTGACCAAGGTCTTGCAGCACTGCGAGCTGCAACTGGGCATGCCGCTGTTCGAGCGCGTGCGCGGCAAGCTCTATCCCAAGCCGGAAGCGCACCGCCTGTTCGCGGAAACCGAAAAACTGCACCGCGACCTGCAAGGCATACGCCGCCTGGCCGCCAGCCTGAAAGGACATGCGGTGGAAACCGTGCGCCTGGTGTCCACGCCGACCGTGGCCCTGAGCGTGCTGCCGCAGGCCATGAGCGAATGGCGCAAGGATTTTCCCGGCACGCGCTGCGAGCTGGCCAGCCACCACACCAGCGAAATCGTCAACGCCCTGCGCCTGGGCGAGGCCGACCTGGCGCTGTCGCTGCAAGACCCGCGCCATCCCGGCATCGTCGCCGAGCCGCTGGCGCAAGGACTGATGACGGTGATCGCTCCCGCCGGCACCTGGGATGAGTCGGAGCTGGATACGCCGCTGTCGGCCGCCGGCCTGCAGGGAGAGCTGATCGGCTATGCCGACAACGACCCGCTCGGCGAGATGGTGGTGGCGGCCTGCGAGGCGCAAGGCATCCAGCCCGTGTTCCGCACCGTGGTGCAGACTTACCAGATCGCGCGCACGCTGGTGGAGGCGGGCGCCGGCATGGCGGTGGTCGATCCGTTTACCGCCGCTTCGGCTTCGGCGGTGCGCGTGCAGCGCCGTCCGTGGGCGCCGGCCATACCGATCCAGCTGTATCTGCTGACGGCCGGCCATTCGCCGCTGTCGCACGGCTGCCGCCAGCTGGCCGACAGCATCGCCGCCTCGGCGCGCGCCTGTCTGTACCGGGGCCTGGAATGAAAACCCTGGCCAGCGAGCAGATTGCCTCCGATCCGGCTTACCGGCATCTGAGCAGCATCGCGGGCATCGGCATCGATCTGCGCTACGCCACGCCGGACAATTTCGTCGGC
This region includes:
- a CDS encoding LysR family transcriptional regulator, whose protein sequence is MRLRHIEVFHAIMQVGTISGAAQVLHISQPAVTKVLQHCELQLGMPLFERVRGKLYPKPEAHRLFAETEKLHRDLQGIRRLAASLKGHAVETVRLVSTPTVALSVLPQAMSEWRKDFPGTRCELASHHTSEIVNALRLGEADLALSLQDPRHPGIVAEPLAQGLMTVIAPAGTWDESELDTPLSAAGLQGELIGYADNDPLGEMVVAACEAQGIQPVFRTVVQTYQIARTLVEAGAGMAVVDPFTAASASAVRVQRRPWAPAIPIQLYLLTAGHSPLSHGCRQLADSIAASARACLYRGLE